From the Plasmodium brasilianum strain Bolivian I chromosome 7, whole genome shotgun sequence genome, the window CAATGACGAAGAAGAGAGTAGCAATGACGAAGAAGAATATAAGGAAGAGGGGGTGGAGATTCCGACTAGACGCTCTATTAGTGAACGGGGGAAAAAAGAAGCTAgtgatgaaaaaaacaatagCTCAGGTCaggaagaagaaaagaaatatgtaaAGGCAATGCAAAAGGGAGAAGATTTCCATAATAACTGTGAGAACAGTGAGGAGGAAAAACAAAGCATGAGTCTAACATCAACAAACACAAATCCGAATTGTTCTAAAAGGAAACCTATTGACACGGATAACTTGAATGATGAGAGATATACAGGTTCtatttataatgaaaagataaagaataatttaaggacaaaaggaaaaacggATGAGGAGGTGagcaaatataattataatttacatttatttaatgaaattttaaaatataaagatcaGTTACATTATGTTCACGATAAAGGACTAGCAGAAGCGGAAGAAGAGGCAGAAATATTTTCGCAAAGTTTTTCGAAAAGCTGTTCAGAAAAGTGTGCAAAAAATGCTCGTGTACaggtaaataaaaagataaatgagaataaaaataattttaaggaaaatgaaataaatagtaATACTTCCAAACTAAGTGCAACAGGAAATACAAATCTGTGGTGTaatcataatatattcagtAAAGAAACATACACATGTGGGTGTGAGAAAGCAGAAGGAGGTGAGGAGTTACACTGTTCTGTTTATAACACGTTAAGCAGTAGTAAAGATTCCAAGTTGAACTACCATCCCCCCTTAAATGATAATCATACTGACGATCCTGATGGTGTGTATAGCCGAAGTAGCAGTTGCGAAAGCCACAGTAGCAGTAGTCATAGTAACAGACGCTACAGTAGTAGCCACAACTGTGATAATAGTTCTTCCATTGATGTAAAGAGGAATGAGGTGGATGAGGTGGATGAAGAAGAGAAACAGGGAAAGTCTATGAAGTTACTGAGAAGAGAGAAGCACAAcaaacataataatttaccCATAGGAAAACAAAAACCAGTTACCATAAATGTTAAAAGGAAAGTAgacatacattttaaaaacatttattttgtaaagtACAAGCACATTAAATGTGTAGTTACGAACAATTCTGGACTTGTTGTGCactctttcattttttataaaaactcATTTAACGTAGATAAAgaagataatttttataaaatatataataaaaataaagaaaattttaattctcACAAATATGAAGATATTACAGGCATATTAAAAGAactaaagaaaataataactaCTAACGTAACTTTTCAACTTACATTTAATGCTCAGATTGTTGACGGGAAAACAGAAGTACCCTCGTCAGAGGTAATATTGGCAAAGCTTGCAAGcgtttacatatatgctgTTACGCaactttgttttatttattcattggTTTCGTTCTttcgttttaatttttctttcttttctttcttttttttcgttttaatttttctttcttttctttcttttttttcgttttaatttttctttcttttttttcttttcttttctcttttttattttattatattttttagcttatattttattttatttatcttatttattttattttttttttttttactcccTTAAAACTGTTTAAAATGGTTCTAATTGCGTTTCCCCATTTATGTTAATTACCCCCCGCCCCTCTCACACTAACTCCTTTTTCGTTTTCACTACTTATGCCAGTTTTACAGATTAAGTTTTTACGGAATTGAAGAAATACCAATAATAGAAGAGGAAAATAAATCGAAGGGAGAGAAGAAGAATGGAGCAAAAGAAAACACGAATAAGACAAAACTGGGAAAGAGTGGAATGgtagaaggaaaaaaattgaacataGAAATGGATAGTAGCAAATTGCCATGTGAACCAACTGCATGCAGCAGCTTGTCACAGAGCGCCACAGATGTCAACAAGCTGAGTAGTAAGACAGTGGTAAAAAATTCCTATATAGGATTCACTATACTTCATCTAAAGTATATGCAGCAAATGCAAGAGGAGGGGTACATACACTTGAACATTTccgataaaaaaaaagaaaattgtaattttatgaaaaattacaataataagGAGGTGCAGCAGGGGATGGAGCAAAAGAAGGAGCAAAGAAAGGAGCAGATAATAGAACAGGGGACGAAGCAGCAGACTAAAAGTCAGTATGCTTACATCTTGGAtgacaaaataaatgaaaacattCCTACCTCCAATCTAAGCTATGCTGAAAAAATGGGTATGTTATATAAACTTTTGTTTAATCATAGTTTAGATGTGTACTCCCAAAAAGTGTTCTTAGCATACCGATTTCTACCACACTATGGGGAGAAAAGGGGAAAGAAGTGGAGGGAGAAGGAACAGGGAAAACAGGCGGAAAAGGaggaaaatgagaaaaaggcggatgaaacaaaaaatgaagcaTCCCCCGGACAAAAAGTAGCCCCCAAACCAAGGAATATAACATATGAACACATTTTACAAATTGTTCAAAAGAACAATTATGCGAACAgttcaaatattaaaaagactTTACAACTGTGTTTACAAAACTATTATAAAAGGTGTTCTCAGTCTATGTATCACCACGCTAGTCTTTCTCTATTTGAACAAAGAGGAAAAGAATGTGTAACAGAAAAATATGCATCTATTAAAAATGAGGATAGAGATAAAGCTCCAACCATTTTGGGTTATCCGAATAACGTACAAGTTGATAACACTTTTTCGAAAAATcacaattttgaaaaaaatttcttcatTAATCATGCCCAAGAAGAAGCACAGCAAGAGAGGGAAGAACAAGTAAAGGATAGAGTGGAGGGAAGGAAAGAGACCAACGTAGAGATAGAAACATATAAAGAAGTAGTGTCAGAGATGGAAGAGTTAGAGTACAATAAAATGAAGAGATACTGGGCAGAACACATGGATGAGTTACTCCAATTGGATGAGCATTGTGATATTCACGAAGGGGTAAGAAGTCAACTCATGGACATCCTTTGCAAAAATGTAGATAgtaggaataaaaaaatagaaagcaTGCAAAgcattatacataaatatacaattgGAATTAATGACTATTTTGATTTCATTGAATATACTAGAAATAATCGCATATACGAAATTTacgaagaaaataaaaaattaaaaaattttctaaaagACTCAAGtatcttttttattgatGCATTAATAGATAGTCACCATGAAATACAAAAGTTAAAACACAGTATTAAAAATGtcaacattttatataataaagaaaaaatgaataactGCCAAAAAGTGAATAACTCTCAAAAAGTGAATAATTGTCAAAAAGTGAATAgtcaaaaaatgaataactCTCAAAAAGTGAATAATTGTCAAGATAGAGTTTTGCAAAATGATCTGTATTACCCAGTTGatacattaaataaagaaaattccATTTTTCAAAGTATAATTAGTAATGCTACCCCACTCAACAAATTACATACTACAGATACCACAACAAGTGGTGTTAATTACAAAGACGATTATTATCGAGATGGAAGCAATCAAAGTAAAAGATACAACAAAATACAAAAGAGCGGAAATTATTGCACTAGTAATTATAGTCTAAATAAAAgttttcctcatttttaCCTCAAAAGGGGAAAGAGCTTGGTCATGCCATATGATCCTGCtgataatgatgaaaataaagaaaaaaaattgagcAACAGTCTTTTTCATAAGAAAGGGTATATAGGTGGTAGGGAAATAATGACTGAGTACTTACTTAACGGAGGAGTAactctaaaaaataaaaaaaaagaaaaacattttaCTAAATCAATGGAAAAGTTGAAATTACCAAAAACATTTCGATCTTTTAACTTGTGCGAAGAAAAATGTAGTACTCCTAATCCTTGTGGTAGCGAACGTTACGGTTGTGTGCAAAAGAGGGGAAAGAGCTCCCTTTCCTACACGTGCCAATtatggaaaaacaaaaatttcgTTAACTCCGCACCATGGGGTAGCGAACAAAGCAGGAGAAATAACAATAGCAACAAGAGCCTCTGCAGCGGGAGCAACTTTGCCGATGGTAGTCATGATAACGGCCTTAGCAGTGTGTCAAAAATTTGTCAAACGGCCAAAAACGAATGTTTAAGAATATATTCTGACCAAGTCAGGCAAAATAGAAGTGTACAAGGGGGGGacaaaatatatggaaataatTCCATAAAAAGTAGCATAAAAGATAGTACAAAAAGTCGTACAAAAAGTCGTACAAAAAGTAGTACAAAAAGTAGTACAAAAGGTAGTACAAAAAGTAGTACAAAAAGTAGTACAAAAAGTAGTACAAAAAGTAGAATGAAAGAGGAGTGTGATTTTGTAGAAGAGCCGAGcgataaatgcatatatagtAAAACAAGCACATTGGAGTGCAATACGGATAAGATGAAAAGTCGATCTTTAAGTGGGAACGCATATTTACAGGAGCGTAATCCCAGTAGTTTCGTAAATTCAAGCAACaacgaaatgaaaaaaaaaaaaaaaaaaaataaaaataagtatgtAAATAACTCAAAAAATAAGGTTATGATGTTATCACGTGCTTATAGCGGGAACTCCATTCCTTCTAGTACCTCTATGATTGGGAGTTATTGTAAAAAGGTAAATTCTAAAGGGGAAACAAAACATACTTTTATAAGTAGACACGATAAAAACAGAGCCGCTGAAGATTATAGGTTTACCAGTACTACTGGTGAGGAGAATGCGAAACATGAAAATTTTCAGAATAGTAagaatatgaacaaaaatgcTAGTGATATATCTAAAAGTTGCAGTCATACAGAGAGTAACAACATTAGGAATGCCCATAATTCTAATAGCAGTAATAAAACATACGCATTAATTCTATCCAATGAGAATGTAATAAAGGAGTATAATACGTACCGTGTAAATAATCTGAACATCaacttaaataaaaagagtattagaaaggaaaaaaataattatgatacaagtgaaatattaaaaaaggaattttttcaaaatgatgTAATAGCTCCAgcgaaaaaagaaaatcatCATTTACTTAAAATGAACAGTCTTATTATAGATAAAGTAAACAGTTCCACAATGACTGAGAATAACATGAATACTCATAGCAAtgggaaaaaggaaaatacagaaaaaaagtGCAAAATGTCTCAAATGGGCAAAATATCTCAAATGGGAAAAATATCTCAAAAGGGCAAAATATCTCAAATGGGTAAAATATCCCAAATGGGTAAAATAGCCAATGTAAAAAAAGTACCAAACGCACAGATATCTGAAGGTGAAGCAAAAATGCTATCTAGACGTGAACAGGACAAAGATATCGGCAGCAATTTTGAAATAGCCAACTTCAAGTATTTGAAAAAGAACGGTGAAGCGGAAATTACTGGTATTAGCGGTATTAGCGGTATTGGCGGTATTAGCGGTATTAGCGGTATTAGCGGTATTGGCGGTATTAGCGGTATTAGCGGTATTGGCGGTATTAGCGGTACTAGCGGTACTAGCGGTATTAGCGGTATTAGCGGTATTAGTGGCAGTAACAGAGATAGCCGAAGTAGTCTTATCAGAAGGGTTAGCAATAGCCTCAGTCACAACAatattaatttgaaaaaagaatacataGAAGGTTTAGTATCCTCGTACGATGATTGTATCTCAAGCGGGAATGCGAATGGAAATAGTGAACGGGGTACATTACACAATGCGCAGAAGCAAAATggggggaaaaaatatacaaacacGAAAATAAGTAGCAGCTCACAGTTAAATGAGAAGAGCTCAAACAATGATATTAatgctataaaaaaaataattgattACAATGTGACAAGGCAGGATAAATTTACCTTACACAAtagtgaagaaaaaaatgctgttctaaaaaatattaataacaatGGCAAACTAAAGTCAAACATTATTgttaacgaaaaaaaagataataaaaatgtaggGAATACTAGTAAAATgatagaaatagaaaaaaataaaaacaaatattcaCAGGACGCTTATATTTTAGatatcataaataaaaatttgagtAAGTCTTTCAATCAGCTTGACAAGATAAAGAGGAAAATGAATAAACATTTGGTCGTTTAACGTTCTACATATCTGCAGCGTAATTTGCGCAAATTGCCAGTAGCTCATCACACAGGAGGAGGTGTATACATAGACatgtattaatatgtattaatatatatcattcaTGTACATCTGCGGGTGTATGTAGCATAGTATTGTTAAAACATCACAACAAGTTTTCATCTCTCCGCCCAGTTCTTATCACATTATATCATATCATATAATATCATGTAatatccctttttttttttttctggtCATGCTATTTAGTAACACTGCacacatttcttttttcttttttcttttttttttttttttttttttgttttttatttccatccattttttcttttattccacttcatatataatacatgtgTATTTTATTTCGCTCCTTTacaatatatgaataatttgtAAATAGGACcttatataagtaaaagCATACTACTACGTTACTACaagtatgtataattttataagcaTCTTTCATTCTTTTTGCTCTTCATTTCAGTCGCCTGTTGCGTTATATTACActattacattattaaaatatatattttcgtaTCTTTATAATCTTATATTtccaaatttttatgttcatatttttattttcacagacttctattttttcataatttttcaatttttttctgtactattatttaaatagagagtgtattttttttttctattaatattataaacttaattcgaaatttttttttttttttttttttttttttttttttttttttttttttttttttttttttttaatttgaaaaatgttaTCATAGAAACGAAATAAATCGCGAAATTGGAATGGGCTACAAATTTACAAAACGTGGATCTTTTATCTTTAATGCTTAATTTTtactgttttatattttatcatttatattttatcatttatattttatcatttatgttttatcatttatgttttatcatttatgttttatcatttatatctttcatattttatcttttttcctttatccTTTagattgtattttttttttttttttgtgcgtTTCAATGTATAATTCGTAGAAATGAAATTTCGGTATACTATTGATGTATGCTtaggtgaaaaaaaaaataaacaagcaCAAATTTGTAcattatacgtacatacatatatacattatacgtacatacatatatacattatacgtacatacatatatacattatacgtacatacatatatacattatacgtacatacatatatacattatacgtacatacatatatacattatgcgtacatacatatatacatttatgtacatacatatatacattatacgtacatacatgtatacatttacatatatacatgtataatatataaagatatattatattacccCATTTGGAAGCGTACATTTTTACTTCCCTTTATTTTGCAATTTCGCCGTTTTGTTATTTCACCGTTTTGATATTTCACCGTTTTGATATTTTGTgttctctatttttttggGCTCTTTTTCTCGCCCATAAATCTTAGAAACAATTTGAAggagaaaggaaaaaacagaTCTACCCCTTCGTGcttaacatataattaacgacacatatataaaaaattttctgtaattattatcatccCTTCGTTTATTCCTTGCTTCCTGCCTCCCTCTCTCCACCCTACATGTATGTAGCTTCACGAATGGGAAGGCAAACAAATTGCAATGTGGTCTGCGTAGCTCGTGTccaaaagtgaaaaaaaaaaaaataaaaaaaataataaaattacattgcaaaaataagcaaaacaATAATGGTTAATAATTGATGCTACTTTTGTGGAAGTATTATCGTGTCGTTCTAACATTCTAGCGCTCACATATTCTTCCAACTATATAGCagaccttttttttttttttttttttttttttttcaagccATTACAATAAAAAGATGGCGCAATTTTTAATTGAGCAAATACGATACATACACGAAGAAATTGAATTAATAGAGAAGGCAATAGCAGAACTGATTGAAGAGAAGGTAAAGAACAGTAAGAAAAGTATTTTGTATGATTACTCCATAAATTATTTAGTGGAAAAAGTGCAAAAGAAATCAAAACTGTTGTTGCAATATTATAATGATGAagacaatttaaaaaaagaagagatgCAATTTATATCTGGAAAAACAAATGATGAGAAGAATGATGTgtggaaaaattattacgagagaattaaatatgttaaagattatcataaaaaaacaaatattaaaaagatcGAAATTAAGAGTTAcaagttatataaaaatgaagccttaaaaaataataatttgaagGA encodes:
- a CDS encoding hypothetical protein (conserved Plasmodium protein); this translates as MNSELAPTHQVNKSADEKSFEGKEYFSVFSDYLILIKNNETPLLHCKSELFMHDKYNMNCSEKKKNFDHVNYELDSYNSGKVGSKKKIDVCKGVSCTMDNFLKEPEKDCSGLEKILNNEVQVEVKERKDEEGQAQEQEGQENEEDAKKEEEKEKIEEETEKKEEETEKKEEETEKKEEEIEKKEEETEKKEEEIEKKEEETEKKEEEIEKKEEETEKENYFEELKYNLKKVEHITTSKEKEQTKENDKIYDLKINGNNDFHNEQSYLTLGKGNCPVGESNKILNDSNNIKYSPLNKQKYVLVHSNEHVHNLSSNSTHIDSSEIFCSKSVNEDSIKDASFPHSASETNWLEMNSSYIINCSKECKREKSFNKTPNGGSINEECTMDKGKPSPHKRINDEIRVLTLPEKDKIKLMKNDSAHKTEMGSTQMQKNERDEGNKEESAQEVVESRNIEEEYSNNEEEGSNNEEESRNIEKEYSNNEDESSNNEDESSNNEDESSNNEEESSNNEEESSNNEEESSNNEEESSNNEEESSNNEEESSNDEEESSNDEEEYKEEGVEIPTRRSISERGKKEASDEKNNSSGQEEEKKYVKAMQKGEDFHNNCENSEEEKQSMSLTSTNTNPNCSKRKPIDTDNLNDERYTGSIYNEKIKNNLRTKGKTDEEVSKYNYNLHLFNEILKYKDQLHYVHDKGLAEAEEEAEIFSQSFSKSCSEKCAKNARVQVNKKINENKNNFKENEINSNTSKLSATGNTNLWCNHNIFSKETYTCGCEKAEGGEELHCSVYNTLSSSKDSKLNYHPPLNDNHTDDPDGVYSRSSSCESHSSSSHSNRRYSSSHNCDNSSSIDVKRNEVDEVDEEEKQGKSMKLLRREKHNKHNNLPIGKQKPVTINVKRKVDIHFKNIYFVKYKHIKCVVTNNSGLVVHSFIFYKNSFNVDKEDNFYKIYNKNKENFNSHKYEDITGILKELKKIITTNVTFQLTFNAQIVDGKTEVPSSEFYRLSFYGIEEIPIIEEENKSKGEKKNGAKENTNKTKLGKSGMVEGKKLNIEMDSSKLPCEPTACSSLSQSATDVNKLSSKTVVKNSYIGFTILHLKYMQQMQEEGYIHLNISDKKKENCNFMKNYNNKEVQQGMEQKKEQRKEQIIEQGTKQQTKSQYAYILDDKINENIPTSNLSYAEKMGMLYKLLFNHSLDVYSQKVFLAYRFLPHYGEKRGKKWREKEQGKQAEKEENEKKADETKNEASPGQKVAPKPRNITYEHILQIVQKNNYANSSNIKKTLQLCLQNYYKRCSQSMYHHASLSLFEQRGKECVTEKYASIKNEDRDKAPTILGYPNNVQVDNTFSKNHNFEKNFFINHAQEEAQQEREEQVKDRVEGRKETNVEIETYKEVVSEMEELEYNKMKRYWAEHMDELLQLDEHCDIHEGVRSQLMDILCKNVDSRNKKIESMQSIIHKYTIGINDYFDFIEYTRNNRIYEIYEENKKLKNFLKDSSIFFIDALIDSHHEIQKLKHSIKNVNILYNKEKMNNCQKVNNSQKVNNCQKVNSQKMNNSQKVNNCQDRVLQNDLYYPVDTLNKENSIFQSIISNATPLNKLHTTDTTTSGVNYKDDYYRDGSNQSKRYNKIQKSGNYCTSNYSLNKSFPHFYLKRGKSLVMPYDPADNDENKEKKLSNSLFHKKGYIGGREIMTEYLLNGGVTLKNKKKEKHFTKSMEKLKLPKTFRSFNLCEEKCSTPNPCGSERYGCVQKRGKSSLSYTCQLWKNKNFVNSAPWGSEQSRRNNNSNKSLCSGSNFADGSHDNGLSSVSKICQTAKNECLRIYSDQVRQNRSVQGGDKIYGNNSIKSSIKDSTKSRTKSRTKSSTKSSTKGSTKSSTKSSTKSSTKSRMKEECDFVEEPSDKCIYSKTSTLECNTDKMKSRSLSGNAYLQERNPSSFVNSSNNEMKKKKKKNKNKYVNNSKNKVMMLSRAYSGNSIPSSTSMIGSYCKKVNSKGETKHTFISRHDKNRAAEDYRFTSTTGEENAKHENFQNSKNMNKNASDISKSCSHTESNNIRNAHNSNSSNKTYALILSNENVIKEYNTYRVNNLNINLNKKSIRKEKNNYDTSEILKKEFFQNDVIAPAKKENHHLLKMNSLIIDKVNSSTMTENNMNTHSNGKKENTEKKCKMSQMGKISQMGKISQKGKISQMGKISQMGKIANVKKVPNAQISEGEAKMLSRREQDKDIGSNFEIANFKYLKKNGEAEITGISGISGIGGISGISGISGIGGISGISGIGGISGTSGTSGISGISGISGSNRDSRSSLIRRVSNSLSHNNINLKKEYIEGLVSSYDDCISSGNANGNSERGTLHNAQKQNGGKKYTNTKISSSSQLNEKSSNNDINAIKKIIDYNVTRQDKFTLHNSEEKNAVLKNINNNGKLKSNIIVNEKKDNKNVGNTSKMIEIEKNKNKYSQDAYILDIINKNLSKSFNQLDKIKRKMNKHLVV